A window of the Kosakonia radicincitans DSM 16656 genome harbors these coding sequences:
- a CDS encoding DMT family transporter — protein sequence MRAIDYLRLMMLAAIWGASFLFMRIAAPEFGAINTAFLRVLFGFLGLAALLALFRHTFQFSGKLRAALLLGVINSGLPFLMYCLAARWLPAGYSAVLNATTPLMGALAGVAFFGEHLSGKKWAGVVLGLVGILTITTLGEMRNVQEVAAGVAACLVATGCYGVAGFLTRNWITARGGLDPTLVAFGSQAGATLFLLPFCAWSISSGATINWAQPSVWACVLAVGLLCTAVAYILYFRLIADIGPLRSLTVTFLIPPFAVLWGYLVLGETLNGGFLIGALIVCLAVWLVVSPTAAKRR from the coding sequence ATGCGGGCCATTGATTACCTGAGATTAATGATGCTGGCGGCCATCTGGGGCGCGAGCTTTCTGTTTATGCGGATTGCCGCACCGGAATTCGGTGCCATTAACACCGCTTTTCTCCGCGTGCTGTTTGGCTTTCTTGGCCTGGCGGCACTGCTGGCGCTATTTCGCCATACGTTTCAGTTTTCCGGTAAGCTGCGCGCGGCCCTGCTGCTTGGAGTGATTAACTCCGGGCTGCCGTTTTTGATGTACTGCCTGGCCGCGCGTTGGCTGCCTGCCGGGTATTCCGCTGTTCTCAATGCCACCACGCCGTTGATGGGCGCGCTGGCGGGCGTGGCGTTTTTTGGCGAACACCTGAGCGGGAAAAAGTGGGCGGGCGTGGTACTCGGGCTGGTGGGGATTTTGACGATTACCACGCTCGGTGAAATGCGCAACGTGCAGGAGGTCGCCGCTGGCGTGGCGGCGTGCCTGGTGGCGACCGGCTGTTATGGCGTTGCCGGTTTTCTCACCCGCAACTGGATAACGGCGCGCGGCGGGCTGGATCCGACGCTGGTCGCCTTCGGCAGCCAGGCGGGCGCCACGCTATTTTTGCTGCCGTTCTGCGCTTGGTCGATTAGCAGCGGCGCAACCATCAACTGGGCGCAGCCGTCAGTGTGGGCCTGCGTGCTGGCAGTCGGCCTGCTCTGCACCGCCGTGGCGTATATTCTCTATTTTCGCCTGATTGCCGATATCGGGCCGCTGCGCAGCCTGACTGTTACCTTTCTTATCCCGCCGTTTGCCGTGCTGTGGGGCTACCTCGTGCTGGGCGAAACGCTGAACGGTGGGTTTCTTATCGGCGCGCTGATTGTCTGCCTGGCAGTATGGCTGGTGGTCAGCCCGACGGCCGCGAAACGCCGTTAG
- a CDS encoding circularly permuted type 2 ATP-grasp protein — MIKITLPTAPYYDEMLSAEGSQRQHYDAWWQWLQQTDQHAIHQKKEQAELLFHRVGITFNVYGEEGGTERLIPFDSVPRIIPAHEWRTLDQGIRQRVKALNAFLYDIYHQQNILNAGIVPREQVLANEQYQPCMQGVDLHNNIYAHITGIDMVRNSDGRYYVLEDNLRTPSGVSYMLENRKMMMRLYPDLFASQHIAPVERYPGYLLQTLRESTPVDDPTVVVMTPGRFNSAYFEHSFLAQQMGVELVESADLFVKGGAVYMRTTEGPCRVDVIYRRIDDAFLDPLAFRADSMLGVPGLLSVYRSGGVVLANAIGTGVADDKSIYPYVPDMIRFYLSEEPILGNIATWQCRKPDDLNYVLAHLDSMVVKEVHGAGGYGMLVGPKSTRQQIEDFRKRLLANPGNYIGQETLALSTCPTFVEEGLAPRHIDLRPFVLSGEEVRLVPGGLTRVALNEGSLVVNSSQGGGTKDTWVMEEDE; from the coding sequence ATGATAAAAATAACGCTTCCGACAGCACCTTACTACGATGAGATGCTCAGCGCAGAGGGCAGTCAACGCCAGCATTACGATGCCTGGTGGCAGTGGCTTCAACAGACCGACCAGCACGCCATCCATCAAAAGAAAGAACAGGCAGAACTGTTATTTCACCGGGTGGGCATTACCTTCAACGTTTATGGTGAAGAGGGAGGCACCGAACGCCTGATCCCCTTTGACAGCGTACCGAGAATTATCCCGGCCCATGAGTGGCGCACTCTCGATCAAGGCATCCGCCAGCGCGTCAAAGCGCTGAACGCTTTCCTGTACGATATCTACCATCAGCAAAATATCCTTAACGCCGGTATTGTTCCGCGCGAGCAGGTTCTGGCGAACGAGCAGTACCAGCCCTGCATGCAGGGCGTGGATCTGCATAACAATATTTACGCTCACATCACCGGTATCGACATGGTACGTAACAGCGATGGCCGCTATTACGTGCTGGAAGATAACCTGCGCACTCCGTCCGGCGTCTCCTATATGCTGGAGAACCGCAAGATGATGATGCGCCTCTACCCGGATCTCTTCGCCAGCCAGCATATTGCGCCGGTGGAGCGCTACCCCGGTTACCTGCTGCAAACCCTGCGTGAAAGTACCCCGGTGGACGATCCCACGGTGGTGGTGATGACGCCAGGGCGTTTTAACAGCGCCTATTTTGAGCACAGTTTTCTGGCACAGCAGATGGGTGTTGAGCTGGTAGAAAGCGCCGACTTGTTCGTCAAAGGCGGCGCGGTCTATATGCGCACCACTGAAGGCCCGTGCCGGGTGGATGTCATCTACCGCCGCATTGACGATGCGTTTCTCGATCCGCTGGCGTTTCGCGCCGATTCGATGCTCGGTGTTCCGGGCCTGCTGTCGGTCTACCGGTCGGGCGGCGTGGTGCTGGCGAACGCGATTGGCACCGGCGTGGCCGATGATAAATCCATTTACCCCTATGTGCCGGACATGATCCGCTTCTACCTCAGCGAGGAGCCGATTCTCGGCAATATCGCCACCTGGCAGTGCCGCAAGCCCGACGATCTTAACTATGTGCTCGCCCATCTCGACAGCATGGTAGTGAAAGAGGTTCACGGTGCGGGCGGGTACGGCATGCTGGTCGGCCCGAAATCGACCCGCCAGCAGATTGAGGATTTCCGCAAGCGGCTGCTGGCGAACCCCGGCAACTATATTGGCCAGGAGACGCTGGCGCTCTCCACCTGCCCGACCTTTGTCGAAGAGGGGCTGGCGCCGCGCCATATCGATCTGCGCCCGTTTGTGCTCTCTGGCGAAGAGGTTCGCCTGGTGCCGGGCGGCCTGACGCGCGTGGCGCTGAACGAAGGTTCGCTGGTGGTGAACTCGTCGCAGGGCGGCGGCACCAAAGATACCTGGGTGATGGAGGAGGATGAATGA
- a CDS encoding FecCD family ABC transporter permease, with protein sequence MSRAVIRALWGMLLLLLGLTFLASTQGAMHLPLTSLWQAGDEGLRQIWLTIRLPRVLLALVVGAALALSGCVMQGLFRNPLADPGLLGISSGSALAVACWLVLPLPVPALVALYAPMVAAFIGSLAVMVVIFLLSKARDNTLSRLLLVGIAINALCGAAVGVLSWLSNDAQLRQLSQWGMGSLGQAQWSTFTIAATLIVPSSLVVWRVARQLNLLQLGDEEAHYLGVNVPALQRVMLLCSALLVAASVAISGIIGFLGLVVPHLMRMWLGPDHRALVPGSLLAGAILLLIADTAARTLVAPAEMPVGLITSLLGAPWFLWLIFRQRGAAHG encoded by the coding sequence ATGAGCCGCGCTGTTATTCGCGCGCTGTGGGGAATGCTGTTGCTGCTGCTTGGATTGACGTTTCTGGCGAGCACGCAGGGTGCCATGCATCTGCCGCTCACCAGTTTGTGGCAGGCGGGCGACGAAGGTCTGCGCCAAATCTGGCTGACCATTCGCCTGCCGCGCGTGCTGTTGGCGCTGGTGGTCGGCGCGGCGCTGGCGCTCTCCGGCTGCGTGATGCAGGGATTGTTTCGCAACCCGCTCGCCGACCCTGGTTTGCTGGGGATCAGCAGCGGCAGCGCGCTGGCGGTGGCCTGCTGGCTGGTATTGCCGCTGCCGGTGCCTGCGCTGGTGGCGCTCTACGCACCGATGGTGGCGGCCTTTATCGGTAGCCTGGCGGTGATGGTGGTGATCTTCCTGCTCAGCAAAGCTCGCGACAACACGCTGTCGCGCTTGCTGCTGGTCGGCATCGCCATTAACGCCCTGTGCGGCGCGGCTGTCGGGGTGCTCTCCTGGCTGAGTAATGACGCCCAGCTTCGCCAGCTTTCACAGTGGGGAATGGGCAGCCTCGGCCAGGCGCAGTGGTCTACGTTTACCATCGCCGCCACGCTGATTGTGCCGTCATCGCTGGTGGTGTGGCGCGTTGCCCGTCAGCTCAATCTGCTGCAACTGGGCGATGAAGAGGCGCACTATCTCGGCGTCAACGTTCCGGCGCTGCAACGGGTGATGCTGCTGTGCAGCGCGCTGCTGGTGGCAGCATCGGTCGCCATCAGCGGGATCATCGGTTTTCTCGGCCTGGTGGTGCCGCACCTGATGCGCATGTGGCTGGGGCCGGATCATCGCGCGCTGGTGCCCGGTTCTCTGCTAGCCGGGGCGATACTGCTGCTGATTGCCGATACCGCCGCCCGTACGCTGGTGGCACCGGCGGAGATGCCGGTAGGGCTGATTACCAGCCTGCTCGGCGCACCGTGGTTTTTATGGCTGATTTTTCGACAACGAGGAGCCGCGCATGGATAA
- a CDS encoding heme ABC transporter ATP-binding protein: MDNTLTAAHLRLQRGQRWVIDDVSLTLNGGELVALIGPNGAGKSTLLRLLTGYLPADAGTCQLAGRALAQWPAETLSRRRAVMLQQTQLRFDWPVAAIVAMGRAPWGSQREADVVREVLTLTGCDELAHRRYATLSGGEQQRVQLARCLAQLWRDSAPEGWLFLDEPTSALDLYHQQQLLRLLKKLIASGKLHVCVVLHDLNLAALWADRILLLHKGRLVAQGSPQQVIQTPVIAQWYGADVQVSAHPGGDAPHVFLCA; encoded by the coding sequence ATGGATAACACCTTAACCGCCGCGCATTTACGCCTGCAACGCGGGCAGCGCTGGGTGATTGATGATGTGTCGTTAACGCTGAACGGTGGTGAACTGGTGGCGCTGATTGGCCCGAATGGCGCGGGAAAATCAACGCTGCTGCGGTTGCTGACCGGTTATCTGCCCGCCGATGCGGGTACGTGTCAACTGGCCGGGCGCGCACTGGCTCAGTGGCCAGCAGAGACGCTCTCCCGCCGTCGGGCGGTGATGCTGCAACAAACGCAGTTGCGGTTTGACTGGCCAGTGGCGGCGATTGTTGCGATGGGGCGCGCGCCGTGGGGATCGCAGCGCGAAGCCGACGTTGTGCGTGAAGTGTTGACGCTGACTGGCTGCGATGAGCTTGCGCATCGGCGCTATGCCACGCTCTCCGGCGGCGAGCAACAGCGCGTGCAACTGGCGCGCTGCCTGGCGCAACTGTGGCGCGACAGCGCGCCGGAAGGCTGGCTGTTTCTCGACGAACCCACATCGGCGCTGGATCTTTACCACCAGCAACAGTTGCTGCGGCTGCTGAAAAAGCTCATCGCCAGCGGCAAATTACATGTCTGCGTGGTGCTGCACGATCTGAATCTGGCGGCACTGTGGGCCGATCGTATTCTGCTGTTGCATAAGGGAAGGCTGGTGGCGCAGGGTTCGCCGCAGCAGGTGATCCAGACGCCGGTGATTGCGCAGTGGTACGGTGCCGATGTGCAGGTGAGTGCGCATCCAGGCGGCGATGCGCCGCACGTTTTCCTCTGCGCATAA
- a CDS encoding alpha-E domain-containing protein, producing MLSRTASELYWMARYLERAESFARVLDVTWKLSMMPRHRQQQHDLALPLNLTFSHELFQQRYARFSMNNLLNFFALDSHNPSSIYSCIEMAWNNAHAVRGSLSSEVWECINTTRIDIRNLRQSGVDKIGIDTFFDWVKERSHLFRGAMFGTLLRNDAQCFIRVGTLIERAYATAQLLALKDQQLNNDPDPVREYYRLDTLLRAVSAREAYHSIYRQPISRETVSELLVFRNDVPRSLHACVADLVQQLEMIGNTRAHVPLRRAHLLHVELRFGSLDEVMEQGLQNWLNHFLTQINELADSIRQTYLEAI from the coding sequence ATGCTAAGCCGCACAGCCAGCGAACTGTACTGGATGGCCCGCTACCTGGAGCGGGCAGAGAGCTTTGCCCGGGTGCTGGATGTTACCTGGAAGCTGTCAATGATGCCGCGCCACCGCCAGCAGCAACACGATTTGGCGCTGCCGCTCAATCTCACCTTTTCCCATGAGCTGTTTCAGCAGCGTTACGCCCGCTTTTCCATGAACAACCTGCTGAACTTCTTCGCCCTTGATAGCCACAACCCGAGCAGCATTTATAGCTGTATTGAAATGGCGTGGAATAATGCCCACGCGGTACGCGGCAGCCTGTCGTCAGAAGTGTGGGAGTGCATCAACACCACGCGTATCGACATCCGCAATCTGCGTCAGTCCGGGGTGGATAAAATCGGTATTGATACCTTTTTTGACTGGGTAAAAGAGCGCTCGCATCTGTTTCGAGGCGCGATGTTCGGCACGTTGTTGCGCAACGATGCGCAGTGTTTTATTCGTGTCGGTACGCTGATTGAGCGCGCCTACGCCACCGCCCAACTGCTGGCGCTTAAAGATCAGCAACTGAACAACGATCCGGATCCAGTGCGTGAATATTATCGCCTCGACACCCTGCTGCGCGCGGTGAGCGCCCGCGAGGCCTATCACAGTATTTACCGCCAGCCGATCAGCCGGGAAACCGTCAGCGAACTGCTGGTGTTCCGTAATGATGTGCCCCGTTCGCTGCATGCCTGCGTGGCGGATCTGGTACAGCAACTGGAGATGATCGGTAATACGCGGGCGCATGTTCCGCTGCGACGGGCGCACCTGCTGCATGTGGAGCTGCGCTTTGGTTCCCTCGACGAGGTGATGGAGCAGGGGCTGCAAAACTGGCTGAACCACTTCCTCACTCAAATTAACGAACTGGCCGACAGCATTCGCCAGACTTATCTGGAGGCGATATGA
- a CDS encoding transglutaminase family protein, translating to MKLTINHLTHYQYDEEVKFSTQYLRLTPQNSARQQVSEWKLTLPASAVATHDAYGNLMHVLTLDSPHQEIFIHAQGVVEIADNVEESQDNSDETLSPLVFLRVTPLTEPDDLIRGFASRYYREAAPEESLTSLMAELQLKMPYTPGATHVQDSAADAFAKGKGVCQDHTHVFLACCRSLKIPARYVSGYVYSRDTEHVAMHAWAEAWINDRWHSFDITNNTRLLNQHLRLAVGMDYLDACPVRGSRLGGGCEELFSTAEVNLFTQQQQQVQQQ from the coding sequence ATGAAACTCACCATCAACCATTTAACGCATTACCAGTACGATGAAGAGGTGAAATTCAGCACCCAGTATCTGCGGCTAACGCCGCAAAACTCCGCGCGCCAGCAGGTTAGCGAGTGGAAACTGACGCTGCCCGCCTCGGCCGTCGCCACCCATGATGCTTATGGCAACCTGATGCATGTGCTGACGCTGGACAGCCCGCACCAGGAGATTTTTATCCACGCTCAAGGGGTGGTGGAAATCGCCGATAATGTGGAAGAGAGCCAGGATAACAGCGATGAAACGTTGTCGCCGCTGGTCTTTTTACGCGTCACGCCGCTGACGGAACCGGACGATCTGATCCGCGGTTTTGCCAGCCGCTATTACCGGGAAGCAGCGCCCGAAGAGAGCCTCACATCGCTGATGGCGGAATTACAGCTAAAAATGCCGTATACTCCCGGCGCGACGCATGTGCAGGACAGCGCAGCGGACGCATTCGCCAAAGGGAAAGGCGTCTGCCAGGATCATACCCATGTGTTTCTGGCCTGCTGCCGTAGCCTGAAGATCCCGGCGCGCTATGTCAGCGGTTATGTCTATAGCCGGGATACCGAGCACGTGGCGATGCATGCCTGGGCGGAAGCCTGGATCAACGACCGCTGGCACAGTTTTGATATCACCAACAATACCCGCCTGCTCAACCAGCATCTGCGGCTGGCGGTGGGGATGGATTATCTGGATGCCTGCCCGGTGCGCGGCAGCCGTTTGGGCGGCGGCTGCGAAGAGCTGTTTTCCACCGCTGAAGTGAATCTGTTTACGCAACAGCAGCAACAGGTTCAGCAGCAATAG
- the gcvA gene encoding transcriptional regulator GcvA, producing the protein MTLPPLQALICFATVARHMSMKAAAEELCITASAVSQQIARLEAWLNVRLFMRGPRFLALTAEGHIYLRAIQPAFNQISQATQRLMDNASQSKVTVSCTPGFAIQWLLPRLGAFEKLHPGVEVQINTTNRVVNLSNEGIDFAVRHGAGVYPGLQSHCLVNDHLLPVCSPALLAENRPASPRELLNYPLLHDEHRLDWRLWFDTQGIHDVDIDKGPVFIDSNGVIEAALAGRGVALVRRVLVAEALSRGRLICPLAITVASPIAYYLVYDESAVLQRMSRDFRDWLLATAASEEHRWPQP; encoded by the coding sequence ATGACCCTACCGCCCCTGCAGGCGTTAATCTGTTTTGCTACCGTCGCCCGACATATGAGTATGAAAGCGGCGGCCGAGGAGTTATGCATTACCGCCAGTGCCGTGAGCCAGCAAATCGCCAGGCTTGAGGCGTGGCTGAATGTCCGGTTGTTTATGCGCGGGCCGCGCTTTCTGGCGCTGACGGCGGAAGGGCACATTTACCTGCGCGCTATTCAGCCTGCGTTTAACCAGATATCACAGGCCACGCAGCGGCTAATGGATAACGCCAGCCAGAGCAAAGTCACCGTCAGTTGCACGCCCGGCTTCGCCATTCAGTGGTTGTTGCCGCGATTGGGCGCTTTCGAAAAACTGCATCCCGGCGTGGAGGTGCAGATTAATACCACTAACCGGGTGGTCAATCTGAGCAATGAAGGGATCGATTTTGCCGTACGTCACGGCGCGGGTGTGTATCCGGGGCTTCAGTCGCACTGTCTGGTGAACGACCATCTGTTGCCGGTGTGCAGCCCGGCGCTGCTGGCGGAAAACCGTCCCGCTTCGCCGCGCGAATTACTGAATTACCCGCTGCTGCATGATGAACACCGGCTGGACTGGCGTTTGTGGTTCGACACGCAGGGCATACATGATGTGGATATCGATAAAGGCCCGGTATTTATCGATTCAAACGGTGTGATTGAAGCCGCACTGGCGGGCAGGGGCGTTGCGCTGGTGCGCCGGGTACTGGTGGCGGAGGCATTAAGCCGTGGGCGTTTGATCTGCCCGCTGGCCATTACCGTCGCTTCACCGATTGCCTATTACCTGGTGTACGACGAATCCGCCGTATTACAGCGGATGAGCCGGGATTTTCGCGACTGGCTGCTGGCAACGGCGGCCTCCGAGGAGCATCGCTGGCCGCAACCGTGA
- a CDS encoding proteasome-type protease — translation MTYCVAMRLCDGLVFASDSRTNAGVDHIATFKKLHVFQREGERVLVIQSAGNLATTQSIISLLTSRIESQQTPNLMQAETMYDAATLIGETVREVIHRDSKAQQNGSNTNFGCNMLLGGQIGNEEHRLFHIYQEGNFIESTNDTPYFQIGESKYGKPIIDRVLTPDTPLEQAMCCALISIDSTLRSNLSVGMPLDVMIYRRESFHAREQQRIIESDPYFIAIRKAWSEGLLNTFRQLTPFPTQP, via the coding sequence ATGACCTACTGTGTGGCCATGCGTTTGTGCGACGGGCTGGTCTTCGCTTCTGACTCCCGGACCAATGCGGGCGTCGATCACATTGCGACGTTCAAAAAACTTCACGTTTTTCAGCGTGAAGGCGAACGGGTGCTGGTGATCCAGTCCGCCGGTAATCTGGCAACCACGCAGAGCATTATCAGTCTGCTGACCTCGCGTATCGAGAGCCAGCAGACGCCCAACCTGATGCAGGCCGAAACCATGTACGATGCCGCAACGCTGATCGGCGAAACGGTGCGGGAAGTTATCCACCGCGACAGCAAGGCGCAGCAAAACGGCAGCAACACCAACTTTGGCTGCAATATGCTGCTGGGCGGACAGATTGGCAACGAAGAGCACCGGCTGTTTCATATCTATCAGGAAGGGAATTTTATCGAGTCGACCAACGACACGCCCTACTTCCAGATTGGCGAAAGCAAGTACGGAAAACCGATTATCGATCGGGTGTTAACGCCAGATACGCCGCTGGAGCAGGCGATGTGCTGCGCGCTGATCTCGATCGACTCCACGCTGCGCAGCAATCTCTCCGTCGGCATGCCGCTGGATGTGATGATCTACCGCCGCGAAAGTTTTCACGCCCGCGAACAGCAACGGATTATTGAAAGCGATCCCTATTTTATTGCCATCCGCAAAGCCTGGTCCGAAGGGCTGCTCAACACCTTCCGCCAGTTAACGCCCTTCCCCACTCAACCCTGA
- a CDS encoding hemin-degrading factor encodes MPVSSNDFLAIWQQYQTIKSQEPAKYARDIATGMAISEAELTQSRVGHDAVRLNDDMRGLLAALELVGDTKCICRNEYAVHEQMGRFTNLHIGEHAGLVLNPRALDLRLFINQWASAFSLREQSPRGEHQSIQFFDQQGDAVLKVYASEQTDMAAWNEVVTRFTAQADLPLAISKAVAEPHAESADGVALDQAWRAMTDVHQFFGLLKKHNLSRQQAFRLVGDDLACQVSNDALPRLLETVLQQGNEIMIFVGNRGCVQIFTGALEKLTPMKGWINIFNEHFTLHLLERGIAESWVTRKPTADGHVTSLELFAADGTQIAQLYGQRSEGQPEQSQWRRQIDALCNEGQTA; translated from the coding sequence ATGCCTGTTTCGTCAAACGATTTTCTCGCAATTTGGCAGCAATATCAGACAATTAAATCGCAGGAGCCTGCTAAGTATGCCCGCGATATTGCCACCGGGATGGCGATCAGCGAAGCCGAATTAACCCAATCACGCGTCGGGCATGATGCCGTGCGCCTGAACGACGATATGCGCGGGCTTCTCGCCGCGCTGGAACTCGTCGGTGACACCAAATGCATCTGCCGCAACGAGTATGCGGTGCATGAACAGATGGGCCGTTTCACCAACCTGCATATCGGCGAACATGCCGGGCTGGTGCTCAACCCGCGCGCGCTCGATCTGCGCCTGTTTATTAATCAGTGGGCCAGCGCCTTTAGCCTGCGTGAGCAAAGCCCGCGCGGCGAACATCAAAGCATTCAGTTCTTCGACCAGCAGGGCGATGCGGTGCTGAAAGTCTACGCCAGCGAACAGACCGATATGGCGGCGTGGAACGAGGTGGTGACCCGTTTCACGGCGCAGGCCGATCTGCCGTTAGCAATTAGCAAAGCGGTTGCCGAACCGCACGCTGAAAGCGCCGATGGCGTCGCGCTGGATCAGGCATGGCGGGCGATGACCGATGTCCATCAGTTCTTCGGCCTGCTGAAAAAACATAACCTCTCGCGCCAGCAGGCGTTTCGCCTGGTGGGCGACGATCTGGCCTGCCAGGTCAGCAACGACGCACTGCCGCGCCTGCTGGAGACGGTGTTACAGCAAGGCAATGAAATCATGATCTTCGTCGGCAACCGCGGCTGTGTGCAGATCTTCACCGGCGCGCTGGAGAAGCTGACGCCGATGAAAGGCTGGATCAACATCTTCAACGAACACTTCACGCTGCACCTGCTTGAGAGAGGGATCGCCGAAAGCTGGGTCACCCGTAAACCAACTGCCGATGGTCATGTCACCAGCCTTGAACTGTTCGCTGCCGATGGTACGCAAATCGCGCAGCTTTACGGCCAGCGTAGCGAAGGGCAGCCGGAACAGAGCCAGTGGCGCAGGCAAATTGATGCGCTGTGCAACGAAGGACAAACCGCATGA
- a CDS encoding heme/hemin ABC transporter substrate-binding protein — MKKLLMLLAALPLMASAAAERVVTLGGDVTEIVYGLGAQSQLVGRDTTSTWPPEASKLPDVGYVRQLNAEGILSLRPTIVLASEQAQPSTVLQNVAGNNVKVIPVPGGYTPAAIDNKVAVIAAALGKTAEGEQLRQKVAAQIAALPKTALNKRVLFLLSHGGMGTMVAGQETAADGAIRAAGLQNAMQGFAHYRALSQEGVIASQPDLIVISADGVKSMGGEANLWKLPGLVQTPAGRHKQLLIVDDMALLGFGLRTPQALRDLRKKAEQLP; from the coding sequence ATGAAAAAATTACTGATGCTGCTGGCGGCGCTGCCGCTGATGGCGAGTGCCGCTGCGGAAAGAGTGGTGACGCTCGGCGGTGATGTCACCGAAATCGTCTACGGGCTGGGCGCACAGTCGCAACTGGTGGGGCGCGACACCACCAGCACTTGGCCACCGGAGGCGAGCAAACTGCCGGATGTTGGTTATGTCCGCCAGCTCAACGCCGAAGGCATCCTGTCGCTGCGCCCGACCATCGTGCTGGCCAGCGAACAGGCGCAGCCGTCAACGGTGTTGCAAAACGTCGCCGGGAACAACGTCAAAGTGATCCCGGTTCCGGGCGGATATACACCTGCAGCCATTGATAACAAAGTGGCGGTGATTGCCGCCGCGCTCGGTAAAACTGCCGAAGGCGAACAGTTGCGGCAAAAAGTGGCGGCGCAAATCGCCGCGCTACCGAAAACGGCGCTCAATAAGCGGGTGCTGTTTCTGTTAAGCCACGGCGGGATGGGCACGATGGTTGCCGGGCAGGAGACGGCGGCAGACGGCGCGATCCGCGCGGCGGGTTTACAGAATGCGATGCAAGGCTTTGCCCACTATCGCGCTCTTTCGCAGGAAGGGGTGATAGCGAGTCAGCCGGATCTGATTGTCATCTCCGCCGATGGCGTGAAAAGCATGGGCGGCGAAGCGAACCTGTGGAAACTGCCAGGCCTGGTGCAGACGCCCGCCGGACGGCATAAACAGTTGCTGATTGTCGATGATATGGCGCTGCTTGGCTTTGGTCTGCGCACGCCGCAGGCGCTGCGGGATCTGCGTAAAAAAGCGGAGCAATTACCCTGA